The following coding sequences are from one Eucalyptus grandis isolate ANBG69807.140 chromosome 11, ASM1654582v1, whole genome shotgun sequence window:
- the LOC104427773 gene encoding tetraspanin-11, whose translation MARISNTIVTILNIVSTILAIVAIGGSAKLMVHSSTECQKSLQSPLLMTGAVLLVVSLIGLIGSCGRSNFFLYTYLILLFLSILALIAFTVLAFLVTNESAGKAVSGRGFKEYRLGDYSNWMQKHLVNGEKWNEIRSCLADANICRRLSEGAHQSEVEFSKQNLSPIQSGCCKPPTYCGFEFKNATYWTVPKSGPAVPDSDCLTWSNDQETLCYDCKSCKGGFLANGRMEWRNLLICNVLLLIIFMVVYSVGCCATRNNRTDRGYAKYRGYP comes from the exons ATGGCCCGCATCAGCAACACCATCGTCACGATATTGAACATTGTCTCCACCATCTTAGCCATTGTCGCCATCGGCGGGTCCGCAAAGTTAATGGTGCACAGCAGCACGGAATGCCAAAAGTCCCTACAAAGCCCTCTCCTGATGACGGGTGCCGTCCTGCTGGTCGTTTCTTTGATCGGGCTCATCGGGTCGTGCGGGCGGAGCAATTTCTTCCTGTACACGTACTTGATCTTGCTGTTCCTGTCCATCCTAGCGCTCATTGCCTTCACGGTGTTAGCATTCCTCGTGACAAACGAAAGCGCGGGGAAGGCGGTCTCGGGGCGGGGGTTCAAGGAGTACCGGTTGGGGGACTACTCGAATTGGATGCAGAAGCATCTGGTGAATGGGGAGAAATGGAATGAGATCCGAAGCTGCTTGGCCGATGCCAACATTTGTAGGAGGCTCAGCGAAGGCGCTCATCAGAGCGAGGTGGAATTTTCCAAGCAGAACTTGTCACCCATTCAG TCTGGTTGCTGCAAGCCACCGACTTATTGCGGTTTCGAATTCAAGAATGCGACCTATTGGACTGTTCCGAAATCGGGCCCGGCAGTGCCCGACTCCGATTGTTTGACATGGAGCAACGACCAGGAAACCTTGTGCTACGACTGCAAATCATGCAAAGGAGGATTCCTAGCCAATGGCAGAATGGAATGGAGAAATTTGCTGATATGCAATGTCCTTCTCCTCATCATTTTCATGGTCGTCTACAGCGTCGGATGCTGCGCTACCAGGAACAATCGCACGGATCGCGGATATGCCAAGTACCGAGGCTACCCTTGA
- the LOC104426088 gene encoding protein CHAPERONE-LIKE PROTEIN OF POR1, chloroplastic, producing MGVLSLSNPTFATPFLGQKLSCGGNSKKPASSSAAVRTPRCALEGSAPTFPRHNVWDPYKCLGIGRDASEEEIWSSRNFLLQQYSGHERSEESIEAAFEKLLMTSFQQRKKTKINLKSRLKKKVEESPPWVQNLLNFVELPPTDVIFRRLFLFAFMGGWSIMNSAEGGPAFQVAVSLAACIYFLNEKTKSLGRAFAIGLGALATGWVCGSVLVPMIPTFYYNRPGHLNS from the exons ATGGGCGTCCTTTCCCTATCGAACCCCACCTTCGCTACTCCTTTCCTCGGCCAGAAACT TTCGTGCGGTGGGAATTCAAAGAAGCCAGCGTCTTCGAGTGCTGCCGTTAGGACGCCTAGATGTGCGCTTGAAG GTAGTGCTCCAACATTTCCTCGACACAATGTTTGGGATCCTTATAAGTGCCTTGGTATCGGCCGTGATGCTTCCGAGGAGGAAATCTGGAGTTCGCGGAATTTTCTCCTACAGCAGTATTCTGGACATGAACGTAGTGAAGAGTCAATAGAAGCTGCTTTTGAGAAATTACTGATGACAAGCTTtcagcaaagaaagaaaactaaaatcaatttaaaaagcaGATTAAAGAAGAAGGTTGAGGAGTCACCACCTTGGGTCCAGAATCTACTCAATTTTGTGGAACTTCCTCCAACTGATGTTATATTTAGACGATTATTTCTCTTTGCATTTATGGGTGGGTGGAGCATCATGAACTCTGCTGAAGGTGGACCAGCATTTCAG GTGGCAGTCTCTTTGGCAGCTTGCATATATTTCTTGAATGAGAAGACAAAAAGCTTAGGTAGAGCTTTTGCTATTGG ACTGGGAGCACTTGCAACCGGCTGGGTTTGTGGTTCTGTCCTTGTGCCGATGATCCCAACATTTTATTACAACCGACCTGGACACTTGAACTCTTAA